The Neomonachus schauinslandi chromosome 11, ASM220157v2, whole genome shotgun sequence genome contains a region encoding:
- the LOC110576605 gene encoding transcription factor BTF3-like, whose translation MKETIMNQEKLAKLQAQVRTGGKGTACRKKVVHRTATADDKKLQFSLKKLGVNNICGIEEVNRFTNQGPVIHLNNPKVQALLAANAFTIPSHTETEQLTEMPPSILNQLDAGSLTSLRRLAEALPKQSVDGKAPLATGEEDDDEVPDLILITKNIYIHRYRE comes from the exons atgaaagaaactatcaTGAACCAGGAGAAACTCGCCAAACTGCAAGCACAAGTGCGCACTGGTGGGAAAGGAACTGCTTGCCGAAAGAAGGTGGTTCACAGAACGGCtacagcagatgataaaaaaCTTCAGTTCTCCTTAAAGAAGTTAGGGGTAAACAATATCTGTGGTATTGAAGAGGTGAATAGGTTCACAAACCAAGGACCAGTGATCCACCTTAACAACCCCAAAGTTCAGGCATTACTGGCTGCGAACGCTTTCACCATTCCCAGCCACACTGAGACAGAGCAGCTGACAGAAATGCCACCCAGTATCTTAAACCAACTCGATGCAGGCAGTCTGACTAGTTTAAGAAGACTGGCTGAAGCTCTGCCCAAACAATCTGTGGATGGAAAAGCACCACTTGCTACTGGAGAAGAGGATGATGATGAAGTTCCAgatctt ATCCTTATCACCAAGAACATTTACATCCACAGATACAGGGAGTAG